A window of the Stigmatella aurantiaca genome harbors these coding sequences:
- a CDS encoding 16S rRNA (uracil(1498)-N(3))-methyltransferase, with product MVRLFVPLPEHPPTEVTLSGDRHHYLLHVLRLSEGASLEVFDGTGRAFDARVAAVDAREARLTLGPARSTPARRALSVLQGLPKGDKLEWVLQKGTELGAAAFHPVATARSVVKLEPKRAGERTVRWEKIVEEAARQCRRNDVPRVHPPVPLLEAARALAPGTQLLVLDEEETAVPLGEAFRACPAGAPVALVVGPEGGLTREEVSALRALGARGVTLGALILRTETAALAALAVMGHLDGTLG from the coding sequence TTGGTTCGCCTCTTCGTCCCCCTTCCGGAGCACCCGCCCACCGAGGTGACGCTCTCCGGAGACCGCCACCACTACCTGCTTCATGTCCTGCGGCTGAGCGAGGGGGCCTCCCTGGAGGTCTTCGACGGCACGGGCCGCGCCTTCGATGCGCGCGTGGCCGCCGTGGACGCGCGCGAGGCACGCCTCACGCTGGGGCCCGCCCGGAGCACCCCCGCGCGCCGCGCGCTCAGCGTGCTGCAGGGGCTGCCCAAGGGGGACAAGCTGGAGTGGGTGCTCCAGAAGGGCACGGAGCTGGGGGCGGCGGCCTTCCACCCCGTGGCCACCGCGCGCAGCGTGGTGAAGCTCGAGCCCAAGCGCGCCGGGGAGCGCACCGTGCGCTGGGAGAAAATCGTCGAGGAGGCCGCGCGCCAGTGCCGGCGCAACGACGTGCCCCGGGTCCACCCGCCCGTGCCCCTGCTGGAGGCCGCGCGGGCGCTGGCCCCCGGCACCCAGCTCCTGGTGCTGGATGAGGAGGAGACGGCGGTGCCGCTGGGCGAGGCCTTTCGCGCGTGCCCCGCCGGGGCCCCGGTCGCGCTCGTCGTCGGGCCCGAGGGGGGACTGACGCGCGAAGAGGTCTCCGCGCTCCGGGCGCTGGGGGCGCGCGGGGTGACGCTCGGGGCGCTCATCCTCCGCACGGAGACGGCGGCGCTGGCGGCGCTCGCGGTGATGGGCCACCTGGACGGCACGCTCGGGTAG
- a CDS encoding RDD family protein has protein sequence MSKCLKCGYDLPSIGECVACAVTVRQSPPARPPLLDKDIRIDRRTPERSPSGSQPSVPGFSDLPRGPAPQAPASRFTPLDEEPETLKDAPLPAPVARPPSSPAVPSVRPTPAPISVVTFAPTARPAPAAAGEEPTPRHASPGLPVMPPPAEASVPRAARASAAPAAPQATPGVQEIHARPASLWRRLLSFGIDTAAIVGVAALYITLASSITGVKAPSSQGLTEMDTLAAWMHALQSVLVPGFFLLLVLALVYCAVAAFLWNGRTLGRLVLGLRLVDTHGLAPAPGRAIVRAMLSAVSFGLFLGGFWMALFDKRGQTLHDKLTSTFVVQPS, from the coding sequence TTGTCCAAGTGCCTGAAATGCGGTTACGATCTGCCCTCCATCGGAGAATGTGTCGCCTGTGCGGTGACGGTGAGGCAGTCTCCTCCGGCCCGTCCTCCGTTGCTCGACAAGGACATCCGGATCGACCGCCGCACCCCTGAGCGCAGCCCGTCGGGCTCCCAGCCCAGCGTGCCGGGCTTCTCGGATCTGCCGCGAGGCCCCGCCCCGCAGGCCCCCGCCTCCCGCTTCACCCCCCTGGACGAGGAGCCGGAGACGCTCAAGGACGCGCCCCTCCCCGCCCCGGTGGCCCGGCCGCCCTCCTCTCCCGCAGTGCCCTCCGTGCGGCCCACCCCGGCGCCCATCTCGGTCGTCACCTTCGCGCCCACGGCCCGCCCTGCTCCGGCCGCCGCTGGCGAGGAGCCGACGCCGCGCCATGCGTCCCCGGGCCTGCCGGTGATGCCCCCGCCCGCGGAGGCCTCCGTCCCGCGCGCCGCCCGGGCCTCGGCCGCCCCGGCCGCGCCTCAGGCCACGCCGGGCGTCCAGGAAATCCACGCCCGTCCCGCGTCGCTCTGGCGGCGGCTGCTGTCCTTCGGCATCGACACGGCCGCCATCGTGGGGGTGGCCGCGCTCTACATCACCCTGGCCTCCTCCATCACCGGCGTGAAGGCCCCCTCGTCCCAGGGGCTCACCGAGATGGACACCCTGGCGGCGTGGATGCACGCGCTCCAGTCGGTGCTGGTGCCCGGCTTCTTCCTCCTCTTGGTGCTGGCGCTCGTCTACTGCGCGGTGGCGGCGTTCCTGTGGAATGGACGCACCCTGGGGCGGCTCGTGCTGGGGCTCCGGCTGGTGGACACCCACGGCCTGGCGCCCGCGCCCGGCCGCGCCATCGTCCGGGCGATGCTCTCGGCGGTCTCTTTTGGACTGTTCCTGGGTGGATTCTGGATGGCCCTGTTCGACAAGCGCGGCCAAACCCTTCATGACAAACTCACTTCGACGTTTGTCGTTCAACCGAGTTGA
- a CDS encoding DUF962 domain-containing protein: MLSPRLLALFDDYASSHQHPTNRLTHKVAIPLIVLHIVAMLDWVRLVAVPVLPGGALTLGMVAWALATLWYLRADLKLGLIVSLATALCFPLGRLLPVWAVVAIAIAGWLIQLAGHAVWEKKSPSFFTNLVHALVGPLFFVAVLLGDYAVKPRHPAPSASRA, translated from the coding sequence ATGCTCAGCCCTCGCCTCCTGGCCCTCTTCGACGACTACGCCTCGTCGCACCAGCACCCCACCAACCGCCTGACGCACAAGGTGGCCATCCCCCTCATCGTCCTGCACATCGTCGCCATGCTGGACTGGGTGCGGCTGGTGGCCGTGCCGGTGCTGCCCGGGGGCGCGCTGACGCTGGGCATGGTGGCCTGGGCGCTGGCCACGCTCTGGTACCTGCGGGCCGACCTGAAGCTGGGCCTCATCGTGTCGCTGGCCACCGCGCTGTGCTTCCCGCTGGGCCGGCTCCTGCCCGTCTGGGCCGTGGTGGCCATCGCCATTGCCGGCTGGCTCATCCAGCTCGCGGGCCATGCCGTGTGGGAGAAGAAGTCGCCCTCCTTCTTCACCAACCTGGTGCACGCCCTGGTGGGCCCCCTGTTCTTCGTGGCCGTGCTGCTGGGCGACTACGCCGTCAAGCCGCGGCACCCGGCGCCCTCCGCCTCCCGCGCCTGA
- a CDS encoding 50S ribosomal protein L11 methyltransferase yields MSQTYLSLTVELPEAQSESVQDVLHEAGATGLEVRDREAPPMPGVRGPNPGEAIVIAYFEDAETAEAARDQVAEDFSDARLLLEEKPQQDWSNEWKALIKSVQVGRLWVGPPWEADSAPQDRTRIVIEPKMAFGTGDHPTTSLCLAAIDTYMATHPGASVLDVGTGTGVLAIAAKKLGAGRVVGTDNDPTSVELSLENAAVNGTPDVELSGKGLEQVPGTFDLVVANILANTLIALAPLIAPKVKERLVLAGVLAHQKEEVEAAYRAQGLIAEPGAAQGEWVRLDFHR; encoded by the coding sequence ATGTCCCAGACCTATTTGTCACTCACCGTGGAGTTGCCGGAGGCCCAGTCCGAGTCCGTCCAGGATGTGCTCCACGAGGCGGGTGCCACGGGCCTCGAGGTGCGAGACCGGGAGGCCCCTCCCATGCCCGGCGTGCGCGGCCCCAACCCCGGCGAGGCCATCGTCATCGCCTACTTCGAGGACGCGGAGACCGCCGAGGCCGCCCGCGACCAGGTGGCCGAGGACTTCTCCGACGCCCGCCTCCTCCTGGAGGAGAAGCCCCAGCAGGACTGGAGCAACGAGTGGAAGGCGCTCATCAAGTCCGTGCAGGTGGGGCGCCTGTGGGTCGGGCCGCCGTGGGAAGCCGACAGCGCCCCCCAGGACCGCACGCGCATCGTCATCGAGCCGAAGATGGCCTTCGGCACCGGAGACCACCCCACCACCTCCCTGTGCCTGGCCGCCATCGACACGTACATGGCCACGCACCCTGGGGCGAGCGTGCTGGACGTGGGCACGGGCACGGGCGTGCTGGCCATCGCGGCGAAGAAGCTGGGCGCCGGGCGTGTGGTGGGCACCGACAATGATCCCACCTCGGTGGAGCTCTCCCTGGAGAACGCCGCCGTCAACGGCACGCCGGACGTGGAGCTGTCCGGAAAGGGGCTGGAGCAGGTGCCGGGCACCTTCGACCTGGTGGTGGCCAACATCCTGGCCAACACGCTCATCGCCCTGGCCCCGCTCATCGCGCCCAAGGTGAAGGAGCGGCTCGTGCTGGCGGGAGTCCTCGCCCATCAGAAGGAGGAGGTGGAGGCGGCCTACCGCGCCCAGGGGCTCATCGCGGAGCCCGGCGCGGCCCAGGGCGAATGGGTGCGGCTGGACTTCCACCGCTGA
- a CDS encoding BlaI/MecI/CopY family transcriptional regulator yields MTKKPVGEQELAVLRYVAEHGPATVGEVAERFGEPQGLARSTILTVMERLRLKGYLTRRKVEGVFQYASPVAPDELLRGVVDAFVQRTLSGSLSPFVTYLAEAEDVSDEELKQLQDAVARLRQKRRKE; encoded by the coding sequence ATGACGAAGAAGCCGGTGGGAGAGCAGGAGCTGGCGGTGCTGCGGTACGTGGCAGAGCACGGCCCGGCCACGGTGGGGGAGGTGGCCGAGCGCTTCGGCGAGCCGCAGGGGCTGGCGCGCTCCACCATCCTGACGGTGATGGAGCGGCTGCGGCTCAAGGGGTACCTGACGCGGCGCAAGGTGGAGGGGGTGTTCCAGTACGCCTCGCCAGTGGCGCCGGACGAGCTGCTGCGGGGCGTGGTGGATGCCTTCGTGCAGCGGACGCTCTCCGGCTCGCTGTCGCCGTTCGTCACGTACCTGGCCGAGGCGGAGGACGTGTCCGACGAGGAGCTGAAGCAGCTTCAGGATGCCGTGGCGCGGCTGCGCCAGAAGCGGCGGAAGGAGTAA
- a CDS encoding M56 family metallopeptidase, with protein sequence MEPLALQDMGPWLSSWGEGLWRATWQGALATLAVWALVKALPRLPASVKAGLWWAVALKCVLALGWPRPVPLPLLAAEPARSVLAVPPAPLLHAPVAFPPEDVTPGVQAPAPAGGGWEAVLGWGALLLFAGWTAGVAWQLHGHVRSWRQIRGMRERARPLAHPELEEELEFLASEAGLHHPPKLLVSSEVASPLATGLLSPVVVLPVKAVEGMPVEALRMALAHEVAHLRRGDLWMGWAPAFAETVLFFHPLVRQAAREYALAREEACDAEALRLTGAEPADYGELLIAFGIIRAPGTAAALGASAHLHALHRRLRMLESVDVMSPRPRRWLKGALCLLGVVGLVPFQVVAQDAPPAPAAKAAVPATPATEASPPEKRTAVPVPPAPPPAGNLRARPMPPMPPMPPVGGPPARPMPPMPPMPPMPPVDDGDSFVLVTDGSVTMSGSSGDLHLARTLKQKGKDLLYVRRGDKSFLIRDAKTLEQIRALMKEPQAMGSAQGELGMKQGELGKKQGELGMKQGELGVKQAQLGMKHAELAQKHALLSMEHSRLESIRDEAERTRLEAEVEKKEQQLEKEESGLAKEQEALGRQQEALGAQQEALGEEQEKLGEQQEKLSRQHEKQMREVNEKVRSVIDGALKQGLGEPLPS encoded by the coding sequence ATGGAACCGCTGGCGCTGCAGGACATGGGACCGTGGTTGTCCTCGTGGGGAGAGGGGCTGTGGCGGGCCACCTGGCAGGGCGCCCTGGCCACGCTGGCCGTGTGGGCCCTGGTGAAGGCGCTGCCGCGCCTGCCGGCCTCGGTGAAGGCGGGGCTCTGGTGGGCGGTGGCCCTCAAGTGCGTGCTGGCCCTGGGCTGGCCGCGCCCCGTGCCCTTGCCGCTGCTGGCCGCGGAGCCCGCGCGGAGCGTGCTCGCCGTGCCGCCAGCGCCCTTGCTGCATGCCCCGGTGGCTTTCCCGCCGGAGGACGTCACGCCCGGGGTCCAGGCCCCCGCGCCGGCGGGAGGTGGCTGGGAGGCCGTGCTGGGATGGGGGGCCCTGCTCCTGTTCGCCGGGTGGACGGCGGGGGTGGCCTGGCAGCTTCACGGCCACGTGCGCTCGTGGCGGCAGATCCGGGGCATGCGCGAGCGCGCGCGTCCTCTCGCCCATCCGGAGCTGGAGGAGGAGCTGGAGTTCCTCGCCTCGGAGGCGGGGCTGCACCATCCGCCGAAGCTGCTCGTGTCCAGCGAGGTGGCCAGTCCGCTCGCCACGGGCCTGCTGTCCCCGGTGGTGGTGCTGCCCGTGAAGGCGGTGGAGGGGATGCCGGTGGAGGCGCTGCGCATGGCGCTGGCGCACGAAGTCGCTCACCTGCGGCGGGGGGATTTGTGGATGGGCTGGGCGCCCGCCTTCGCGGAGACGGTGCTTTTCTTTCATCCCCTCGTGCGCCAGGCCGCGCGCGAGTACGCGCTGGCCCGGGAGGAGGCGTGTGACGCCGAGGCGCTTCGGCTCACCGGCGCCGAGCCCGCGGACTACGGCGAGCTGCTCATCGCCTTCGGAATCATCCGGGCGCCCGGCACGGCCGCGGCCCTGGGCGCATCCGCTCACCTTCACGCACTGCACAGGAGGCTTCGCATGTTGGAATCCGTCGATGTCATGTCCCCTCGTCCCCGCCGGTGGCTGAAGGGCGCGCTGTGCCTGCTCGGGGTGGTGGGCCTCGTTCCCTTCCAGGTCGTCGCGCAGGATGCGCCCCCGGCTCCCGCCGCCAAGGCCGCCGTGCCGGCCACGCCCGCCACCGAAGCCAGCCCCCCGGAGAAGCGCACGGCCGTGCCCGTACCGCCCGCGCCGCCTCCGGCGGGGAACCTCAGGGCGCGGCCCATGCCACCCATGCCGCCCATGCCGCCCGTGGGTGGACCCCCGGCGCGGCCCATGCCGCCCATGCCGCCCATGCCGCCCATGCCCCCCGTGGACGATGGGGACAGCTTCGTGCTGGTCACGGATGGCTCGGTCACGATGTCGGGCAGCTCGGGGGATCTGCACCTGGCGCGCACCCTCAAGCAGAAGGGCAAGGACCTGCTGTACGTGCGCCGGGGAGACAAGTCCTTCCTCATCCGCGACGCGAAGACCCTGGAGCAGATCCGCGCGCTGATGAAGGAGCCCCAGGCGATGGGCAGCGCCCAGGGCGAGCTGGGCATGAAGCAGGGCGAGCTGGGAAAGAAGCAGGGCGAGCTGGGCATGAAGCAGGGGGAGCTGGGCGTGAAGCAGGCCCAGCTCGGGATGAAGCACGCGGAGCTGGCGCAGAAACACGCCCTGCTGTCGATGGAGCACTCCCGGTTGGAGTCCATCCGGGACGAAGCGGAGCGGACCCGGCTCGAGGCCGAGGTGGAGAAGAAGGAGCAGCAGCTCGAGAAGGAGGAGTCCGGGCTCGCGAAGGAGCAGGAGGCCCTCGGCCGCCAGCAGGAGGCACTGGGCGCGCAGCAGGAGGCCCTCGGCGAGGAGCAGGAGAAGCTGGGCGAGCAGCAGGAGAAGCTGAGCCGTCAGCACGAGAAGCAGATGCGCGAGGTGAATGAGAAGGTGCGCTCCGTCATCGACGGCGCGCTGAAGCAGGGGCTGGGCGAGCCGCTGCCGTCCTGA
- a CDS encoding Ig-like domain-containing protein: protein MGLLGTAAETPGLANRPPVFTAVPTASATDLDEQTSIRLSVEASDPDNDRLTYTWEWKDLTDRGQAMPGTFSDTGVPNPTWTAPDIHRWDREYMLSVTVSDGRGGIAKGAIYVIVFWRDGAPVVGELTGPTTLESGQQGLYTVEAEDPEEDVLWFTWGQLLPAAPLGHFAPLGGPEEEEHATMSWTAPTVSEETLFLLHVWVTDDSSPPEERTLTVRVTPPPQP, encoded by the coding sequence ATGGGACTGTTGGGAACGGCGGCGGAGACCCCGGGGTTGGCCAACCGGCCCCCCGTCTTCACCGCCGTCCCCACCGCCTCCGCCACGGACCTGGACGAACAGACGTCCATCCGCCTGTCCGTCGAGGCCTCGGACCCCGACAATGACCGGCTCACCTATACCTGGGAGTGGAAGGACCTGACGGACAGGGGCCAGGCCATGCCGGGCACCTTCAGTGACACCGGGGTGCCCAACCCCACCTGGACCGCCCCCGACATCCACCGGTGGGACCGGGAGTACATGCTCAGCGTCACCGTCTCGGACGGACGGGGTGGCATCGCCAAGGGGGCCATCTACGTCATCGTCTTCTGGCGGGATGGCGCCCCCGTCGTGGGTGAGCTCACGGGGCCCACCACGCTGGAGTCCGGACAGCAGGGGCTCTACACGGTGGAGGCGGAGGATCCCGAGGAGGACGTGCTCTGGTTCACCTGGGGCCAGCTCCTGCCGGCCGCTCCGCTGGGGCACTTCGCCCCCCTCGGGGGGCCCGAGGAGGAGGAGCACGCCACGATGTCCTGGACGGCGCCCACCGTGAGCGAGGAGACCCTGTTCCTGCTCCACGTCTGGGTGACGGACGATTCGAGCCCTCCCGAGGAGCGGACCCTCACCGTGCGCGTCACCCCGCCGCCCCAGCCGTAG
- a CDS encoding GlsB/YeaQ/YmgE family stress response membrane protein, protein MGIIAFIIIGLIAGLIARAILPGRQSMGLIATTLLGMVGSLVGGLVGSLFARDGRLFDIHPTGILMSVIGSIVVLLLVGAAGRRRIHA, encoded by the coding sequence ATGGGAATCATCGCATTCATCATCATCGGTCTCATCGCGGGTCTCATTGCACGTGCCATCCTTCCGGGCCGCCAGAGCATGGGGCTCATCGCCACCACGCTGCTGGGCATGGTCGGCTCGCTGGTGGGCGGCCTCGTCGGCTCGCTCTTCGCGCGGGATGGGCGGCTCTTTGACATCCACCCGACGGGTATCCTGATGTCCGTCATCGGCTCCATCGTGGTGCTCTTGCTGGTGGGCGCCGCGGGACGGCGCCGCATTCACGCCTAA
- a CDS encoding FrgA protein yields the protein MPARLAQFLVARGLLPQETAEAALRQQQTRGGAIDTALLELGVGNEASLLELLGEVSGYRPVNLADFEPNSDVATFIPPKIADRLCVVPLSLDGNSLHVACGYPVPRKELDEVGFLLGKPLELWVATELRVREWISAVYKQPLSPRFAQLMASLNNRPASAAPAPPPPPAEAMDEEAALTASMVERLARSVASEPLPLDAKKTPPLGSPSLPPSVAAAMPPPAQPPPPAYTREPLRLNMPANPGATPAPTPRAPANPAAAAPPPPAPPAYTREPLRLNMPATPPPPPAAPPPAYTREPLRLNMPAHPGVAPTPAPRPSAPPAPTPTGGPGPTTLVPLASPPATPVPSQTLPRPTEPQFLVFSNPTPAAPAGRPRMQLPPEAPAAPAAAPAQPGAVAQDVPDWTLAQARAALKEATREREKLIDVALRFGRRTFDYVAAFAVLRGTAMGWESRGDGLQAEALSQVSIPLDAGSVFRTIAVTRGSYAGPLPPDALTRHYLELFGRQTPRAVFLYPVEVRGRLVALLYGDCGQKPVSQRRLSDYILFCQDLPSAFQELILFRKQRLTELRAPDTGGDDPLPTGAAAPVPAPAVVAGLGWSPFFGRASGTLGRAATMPPRVMSEERPPPDFAPLLRRLTGPDAAQRANAMAELARTPEASARVLAASFPGPSAWSRLPVVELPEADELGPIPAALSRLGRPAAQALSPLLDSQDADTRYLALLTAGNLPYVELVDGVLRGLFDFEPDISSAARVAASALKHLPRFDAAMKELRQELSNRDPLRRSLAARALGALHDRDAIEGLIHLTGGDDEMCAQAAAEALREVTRATFGLNPRQWMAWWVENRTRRRADWLVAALRHRELDVRLAAIEELSRALNDTLGYYADAPEAEREAAVRRWEATAVDAARARRLGVL from the coding sequence ATGCCAGCCCGACTCGCTCAATTCCTGGTCGCGCGCGGCCTTCTCCCCCAGGAGACGGCGGAAGCCGCCTTGCGTCAGCAGCAAACCCGGGGCGGCGCGATCGACACGGCGCTGCTGGAGCTGGGGGTCGGCAACGAGGCCAGCCTGCTGGAGCTGCTGGGTGAGGTGTCCGGCTACCGGCCCGTGAACCTGGCGGACTTCGAGCCCAACTCGGACGTCGCCACCTTCATCCCCCCGAAGATCGCCGACCGGCTGTGCGTGGTGCCCCTGTCGCTGGACGGCAACTCGCTGCACGTGGCCTGCGGCTACCCGGTTCCCCGCAAGGAGCTGGACGAGGTGGGGTTTCTGCTCGGCAAACCCCTGGAGCTGTGGGTGGCCACCGAGCTGCGCGTCCGGGAGTGGATCTCCGCCGTCTACAAGCAGCCGCTGTCCCCGCGCTTCGCGCAGCTGATGGCCTCGCTCAACAACCGCCCCGCCTCGGCCGCGCCGGCGCCGCCCCCGCCCCCCGCGGAGGCGATGGACGAGGAGGCGGCGCTCACCGCCTCCATGGTGGAGCGGCTGGCGCGCTCGGTGGCCTCGGAGCCCCTGCCCCTGGACGCGAAGAAGACGCCGCCGCTCGGCTCGCCCTCGCTGCCGCCCAGCGTGGCCGCGGCCATGCCGCCGCCCGCGCAGCCACCTCCGCCTGCCTATACCCGCGAGCCCCTGCGGCTCAACATGCCGGCCAACCCGGGCGCCACCCCGGCCCCCACGCCCCGGGCGCCCGCGAACCCGGCCGCCGCGGCCCCGCCACCGCCCGCGCCGCCCGCGTACACGCGCGAGCCGCTGCGCCTCAACATGCCGGCCACGCCGCCCCCGCCTCCCGCGGCCCCGCCTCCGGCGTACACGCGTGAGCCGCTGCGCCTCAACATGCCGGCCCACCCGGGCGTGGCCCCCACGCCGGCGCCCCGGCCCTCCGCGCCCCCGGCGCCCACGCCCACGGGCGGGCCCGGTCCCACGACGCTGGTGCCGCTGGCGTCCCCGCCGGCCACCCCGGTCCCCTCGCAGACGCTGCCCCGGCCCACCGAGCCCCAGTTCCTCGTCTTCAGCAACCCCACCCCCGCCGCGCCGGCGGGCCGCCCGCGGATGCAGCTTCCCCCGGAGGCCCCCGCGGCCCCTGCCGCCGCCCCTGCGCAGCCCGGGGCCGTGGCGCAGGACGTGCCGGACTGGACGCTGGCCCAGGCCCGGGCGGCCCTGAAGGAAGCCACCCGGGAGCGGGAGAAGCTCATCGACGTGGCGCTGCGCTTTGGCCGCCGCACGTTCGACTACGTGGCCGCCTTCGCCGTGCTGCGGGGCACCGCCATGGGCTGGGAGTCCCGGGGCGACGGCCTGCAAGCCGAGGCGCTCTCGCAGGTGTCCATTCCGCTCGATGCGGGCAGCGTGTTCCGCACCATCGCCGTCACGCGCGGCAGCTATGCCGGTCCGCTGCCCCCGGACGCGCTGACGCGGCACTACCTGGAGCTGTTCGGGCGGCAGACGCCTCGCGCCGTGTTCCTCTACCCCGTGGAGGTGCGCGGCCGGCTCGTGGCGCTGCTGTACGGCGACTGCGGGCAGAAGCCCGTGAGCCAGCGGCGGCTCTCCGACTACATCCTCTTCTGCCAGGACCTGCCGAGCGCCTTCCAGGAGCTCATCCTCTTCCGCAAGCAGCGGCTCACGGAGCTGCGCGCCCCGGACACCGGCGGTGACGATCCCCTGCCCACGGGCGCCGCTGCGCCCGTGCCCGCCCCCGCGGTGGTGGCGGGGCTCGGCTGGAGCCCCTTCTTCGGCCGCGCGAGCGGCACTCTGGGCCGCGCGGCGACGATGCCGCCGCGGGTGATGAGCGAGGAGCGTCCGCCGCCGGACTTCGCGCCGCTGCTGCGGCGCCTCACGGGCCCGGATGCCGCCCAGCGCGCCAACGCCATGGCGGAGCTGGCCCGCACGCCGGAGGCCAGCGCGCGGGTGCTCGCCGCGAGCTTCCCGGGCCCCTCGGCCTGGAGCCGCCTGCCCGTGGTGGAGCTGCCCGAGGCGGACGAGCTGGGGCCCATTCCCGCCGCGCTGTCGCGGCTCGGCCGGCCCGCGGCCCAGGCGCTCTCGCCGCTGCTGGACTCGCAGGACGCGGACACGCGCTACCTGGCGCTGCTCACGGCCGGCAACCTGCCCTACGTGGAGCTGGTGGACGGGGTGCTGCGGGGCCTGTTCGACTTCGAGCCGGACATCTCCAGCGCCGCGCGCGTGGCCGCCTCCGCCCTCAAGCACCTGCCCCGCTTCGATGCGGCGATGAAGGAGCTGCGCCAGGAGCTGAGCAACCGGGATCCGCTGCGGCGCTCGCTGGCGGCCCGGGCCCTGGGCGCGCTGCACGACCGGGATGCCATCGAGGGGCTCATCCACCTCACCGGGGGCGATGACGAGATGTGCGCCCAGGCGGCCGCCGAGGCGCTGCGGGAAGTCACCCGCGCCACGTTCGGCCTCAACCCCCGCCAGTGGATGGCGTGGTGGGTGGAGAACCGCACCCGGCGCCGGGCGGACTGGCTCGTCGCCGCCCTGCGGCACCGGGAGCTGGACGTGCGGCTGGCCGCCATCGAGGAGCTGAGCCGCGCGCTCAACGACACGCTGGGCTACTACGCGGACGCGCCCGAGGCCGAGCGCGAGGCCGCCGTGCGCCGCTGGGAAGCCACGGCGGTGGATGCGGCGCGGGCCCGGCGGCTGGGCGTCCTCTAA